The Apium graveolens cultivar Ventura chromosome 6, ASM990537v1, whole genome shotgun sequence genome contains a region encoding:
- the LOC141665215 gene encoding dof zinc finger protein DOF1.7-like translates to MQDPSNYSQMKPQIPDHEHLKCPRCDSSNTKFCYYNNYNLSQPRHYCKNCRRYWTKGGTLRNIPVGGGSRKNTKRMSSKRASSLSSTSDHPKQEVTSSASSLLYNPNVTRYINDQHQFGSLLDANGQFGNMLEGLNPNGTLQLGDQYVESQINSGIGFGLNPAAVVDEFGNGKIDSEGFTEAQNGVDLSWTGSTSNGWPNLAIYTPSPNF, encoded by the coding sequence ATGCAAGATCCATCAAATTATTCACAAATGAAACCTCAGATCCCTGATCATGAACACCTGAAATGCCCAAGATGTGACTCATCAAACACTAAATTTTGTTACTACAATAACTATAATCTTTCCCAGCCGCGCCATTATTGCAAGAATTGCAGAAGGTATTGGACTAAAGGCGGCACTCTTCGCAACATTCCAGTGGGTGGTGGTAGTCGCAAGAACACGAAACGCATGTCATCAAAACGTGCATCATCATTATCATCAACTTCTGATCATCCTAAACAAGAAGTTACTTCTTCAGCTTCTTCGTTACTATATAATCCTAATGTCACAAGGTACATAAATGATCAGCATCAATTCGGGTCACTTTTGGATGCTAATGGGCAATTTGGGAACATGTTGGAGGGTCTGAATCCAAATGGAACTCTGCAGTTGGGAGATCAGTATGTTGAGAGTCAGATTAATTCTGGGATTGGTTTCGGACTTAATCCAGCTGCTGTTGTCGATGAGTTTGGGAATGGGAAGATCGACTCCGAGGGATTTACTGAGGCTCAAAATGGTGTAGATTTGAGCTGGACTGGCTCTACTTCGAATGGGTGGCCTAATCTTGCTATTTATACACCAAGTCCAAACTTCTAG
- the LOC141667242 gene encoding ubiquitin carboxyl-terminal hydrolase 6-like isoform X1 gives MPTVSVKWQKELLSGVEIDTSQPPYVFKCQLFDLTGVPPERQKIMVKGGLLKDDADWSKLGVKEGQKLMMMGTADEVVKAPEKGPVFMEDLPEEEQVVVAGHSAGLFNLGNTCYMNSTLQCLHSVPELKSALIKYPHSGRSNDLDQPSHLLTVATRDLFSELDKSVKAVAPMQFWTVLRKKYPQFGQLNNGAFMQQDAEECWTQILYTLSQSLKTPIPSEKLDAIKGLFGIELVSRVHCAESGEESSETESVHSLKCHISHEVNHLHEGLKHGLKSELEKSSPSLGRSAIYVKDSRINALPRYLTVQFVRFFWKRESNQKAKILRKVDYPLELDIYDLCSDDLKKSLEAPRQILRDEEGKKLGLKSKQKSPILTENDVKMSDAEGSSKESGESSKDASQEGAVPDKEMQLTGVYDLVAVLTHKGRSADSGHYVAWVKQESGKWIQYDDDNPIPQREEDIVKLSGGGDWHMAYICMYKARVFPK, from the exons ATGCCGACAG TGAGTGTAAAATGGCAAAAAGAGCTTCTTTCAGGTGTGGAAATTGATACTAGCCAGCCACCATATGTTTTCAAATGTCAATTGTTTGACCTAACTGGAGTACCTCCCGAAAGACAGAAGATTATGGTGAAAGGTGGTTTATTAAAG GATGATGCAGATTGGTCAAAATTAGGAGTGAAAGAG GGTCAAAAATTAATGATGATGGGAACAGCAGATGAGGTTGTGAAGGCACCTGAGAAGGGCCCTGTTTTTATGGAGGACCTTCCAGAAGAGGAGCAAGTGGTTGTTGCG GGTCATTCTGCTGGTTTGTTTAATCTTGGTAATACCTGTTACATGAATTCCACTTTGCAATGCTTGCACTCGGTTCCAGAGCTGAAGTCTGCTTTGATAAA GTATCCGCATTCTGGTAGAAGCAACGATTTAGATCAGCCATCTCATCTCTTGACCGTTGCAACACGGGATTTGTTTAGTGAACTTGATAAAAGTGTCAAGGCAGTTGCACCAATGCAGTTTTGGACG GTTTTAAGAAAAAAATACCCCCAATTTGGCCAACTAAATAACGGCGCCTTTATGCAACAG GATGCTGAAGAATGTTGGACGCAAATCTTGTATACACTTTCTCAATCTCTTAAAACACCAATTCCAAG CGAAAAACTTGATGCGATCAAGGGACTTTTTGGCATCGAACTTGTAAGCAG GGTGCACTGTGCAGAAAGTGGTGAAGAAAGCTCAGAAACAGAGTCAGTTCACTCTTTGAAATGCCATATATCACATGAGGTCAACCATTTGCATGAAGGTTTAAAGCAT GGTCTGAAATCAGAACTGGAGAAGTCTTCTCCTTCACTGGGACGGAGTGCGATTTACGTGAAAGATTCACGTATCAACGCATTGCCAAG GTACTTAACAGTTCAGTTTGTGCGGTTTTTCTGGAAGAGGGAATCAAACCAGAAAGCTAAAATTTTGCGG AAAGTAGATTATCCCTTGGAGTTGGACATATATGATCTGTGTTCAGATGATCTGAAGAAAAGTTTAGAAGCCCCTCGTCAG ATTCTAAGAGACGAGGAAGGTAAAAAGCTTGGTTTAAAATCCAAACAAAAGAGCCCTATTTTAACGGAGAACGATGTCAAGATGTCTGACGCTGAG GGATCATCAAAGGAAAGTGGTGAATCATCAAAAGATGCTTCTCAAGAAG GTGCTGTTCCTGACAAAGAAATGCAACTGACTGGAGTATATGATTTGGTCGCTGTACTGACCCACAAGGGTAGAAGTGCTGATTCTGGGCATTATGTTGCTTGGGTCAAGCAAGAAAGTG GTAAATGGATTCAGTATGACGATGATAATCCTATCCCACAACGGGAGGAAGATATTGTAAAACTTTCAGGAGGAG GTGATTGGCATATGGCTTACATCTGCATGTACAAAGCTCGTGTTTTTCCCAAGTAA
- the LOC141667242 gene encoding ubiquitin carboxyl-terminal hydrolase 6-like isoform X2, producing the protein MPTVSVKWQKELLSGVEIDTSQPPYVFKCQLFDLTGVPPERQKIMVKGGLLKGQKLMMMGTADEVVKAPEKGPVFMEDLPEEEQVVVAGHSAGLFNLGNTCYMNSTLQCLHSVPELKSALIKYPHSGRSNDLDQPSHLLTVATRDLFSELDKSVKAVAPMQFWTVLRKKYPQFGQLNNGAFMQQDAEECWTQILYTLSQSLKTPIPSEKLDAIKGLFGIELVSRVHCAESGEESSETESVHSLKCHISHEVNHLHEGLKHGLKSELEKSSPSLGRSAIYVKDSRINALPRYLTVQFVRFFWKRESNQKAKILRKVDYPLELDIYDLCSDDLKKSLEAPRQILRDEEGKKLGLKSKQKSPILTENDVKMSDAEGSSKESGESSKDASQEGAVPDKEMQLTGVYDLVAVLTHKGRSADSGHYVAWVKQESGKWIQYDDDNPIPQREEDIVKLSGGGDWHMAYICMYKARVFPK; encoded by the exons ATGCCGACAG TGAGTGTAAAATGGCAAAAAGAGCTTCTTTCAGGTGTGGAAATTGATACTAGCCAGCCACCATATGTTTTCAAATGTCAATTGTTTGACCTAACTGGAGTACCTCCCGAAAGACAGAAGATTATGGTGAAAGGTGGTTTATTAAAG GGTCAAAAATTAATGATGATGGGAACAGCAGATGAGGTTGTGAAGGCACCTGAGAAGGGCCCTGTTTTTATGGAGGACCTTCCAGAAGAGGAGCAAGTGGTTGTTGCG GGTCATTCTGCTGGTTTGTTTAATCTTGGTAATACCTGTTACATGAATTCCACTTTGCAATGCTTGCACTCGGTTCCAGAGCTGAAGTCTGCTTTGATAAA GTATCCGCATTCTGGTAGAAGCAACGATTTAGATCAGCCATCTCATCTCTTGACCGTTGCAACACGGGATTTGTTTAGTGAACTTGATAAAAGTGTCAAGGCAGTTGCACCAATGCAGTTTTGGACG GTTTTAAGAAAAAAATACCCCCAATTTGGCCAACTAAATAACGGCGCCTTTATGCAACAG GATGCTGAAGAATGTTGGACGCAAATCTTGTATACACTTTCTCAATCTCTTAAAACACCAATTCCAAG CGAAAAACTTGATGCGATCAAGGGACTTTTTGGCATCGAACTTGTAAGCAG GGTGCACTGTGCAGAAAGTGGTGAAGAAAGCTCAGAAACAGAGTCAGTTCACTCTTTGAAATGCCATATATCACATGAGGTCAACCATTTGCATGAAGGTTTAAAGCAT GGTCTGAAATCAGAACTGGAGAAGTCTTCTCCTTCACTGGGACGGAGTGCGATTTACGTGAAAGATTCACGTATCAACGCATTGCCAAG GTACTTAACAGTTCAGTTTGTGCGGTTTTTCTGGAAGAGGGAATCAAACCAGAAAGCTAAAATTTTGCGG AAAGTAGATTATCCCTTGGAGTTGGACATATATGATCTGTGTTCAGATGATCTGAAGAAAAGTTTAGAAGCCCCTCGTCAG ATTCTAAGAGACGAGGAAGGTAAAAAGCTTGGTTTAAAATCCAAACAAAAGAGCCCTATTTTAACGGAGAACGATGTCAAGATGTCTGACGCTGAG GGATCATCAAAGGAAAGTGGTGAATCATCAAAAGATGCTTCTCAAGAAG GTGCTGTTCCTGACAAAGAAATGCAACTGACTGGAGTATATGATTTGGTCGCTGTACTGACCCACAAGGGTAGAAGTGCTGATTCTGGGCATTATGTTGCTTGGGTCAAGCAAGAAAGTG GTAAATGGATTCAGTATGACGATGATAATCCTATCCCACAACGGGAGGAAGATATTGTAAAACTTTCAGGAGGAG GTGATTGGCATATGGCTTACATCTGCATGTACAAAGCTCGTGTTTTTCCCAAGTAA